The Veillonellaceae bacterium genome contains the following window.
AACAGCCGGCCCCTCTTAATCATTCGCATTATTATACCTTCTTTTACGCCGGTTGCTTCATGGATTTCCTTTAGCGATGCTTTTCTGGTATCGCGGAGGTATTCAACTACTTTTAATTCATCTTCTTCAACCTTTTCATAGCAGGCCGGACACATACCGCTTGGATTTTCAACAAATAGCCGGCCGCACTCCGGACAGTTTTTTAACCCCATACCAGTTCCTCCTCACCATTAGTACTAAGAACTTGTCTGCCACACATTTCA
Protein-coding sequences here:
- a CDS encoding flagellar protein: MGLKNCPECGRLFVENPSGMCPACYEKVEEDELKVVEYLRDTRKASLKEIHEATGVKEGIIMRMIKRGRL